The following proteins come from a genomic window of Flavobacteriaceae bacterium MAR_2010_188:
- a CDS encoding hydrogenase small subunit — METTATLSPPSWIIQEPVEEVHAFWIAGGSCDGCSIAAVGASSPSVENLLNGTIPGVAKVVLHHPVLAVNAGEEFIKPFRLAAKGQLGKPFVVLCEGSIMDESLAALTGGYWSGLGADEDENGDPQPIPSSSWITRMSEHAAAVIAVGTCATWGGVPAAANNPTNAASVMDLLGEDYRSTLGLPVVNIPGCAPQGDNITETIASVLLFLNGHGPLPEFDELGRPQWLFNETVHRGCTRAGYYEEGTFADEFGGKECLVEIGCWGPVVQCNINKRGAINHVGGCMNVGAPCIGCTMPGFPDAFAPFYKMPPGTLISSSISKATGSVIRNLREMSMAYLNRTDRWNKNGHVPSGWGHVDEQSPMRKVVHYMYQKLQFSESPKPGSNT; from the coding sequence ATGGAGACTACTGCAACCTTATCACCACCAAGTTGGATTATACAAGAACCCGTAGAGGAGGTACATGCTTTTTGGATTGCAGGAGGTAGTTGTGATGGTTGTTCCATTGCCGCCGTTGGCGCGTCGAGTCCATCAGTAGAAAATTTACTTAACGGAACCATACCCGGTGTTGCAAAAGTAGTATTACATCATCCCGTGCTAGCCGTGAATGCAGGCGAAGAATTTATAAAACCATTTAGGCTCGCTGCAAAAGGTCAATTAGGAAAACCATTTGTTGTATTATGTGAAGGCTCAATAATGGATGAAAGTTTAGCTGCCTTAACTGGCGGGTACTGGTCTGGCTTGGGGGCGGACGAAGATGAAAATGGTGACCCACAACCAATTCCGTCCTCAAGTTGGATAACCAGGATGTCAGAACACGCCGCTGCTGTTATCGCTGTAGGGACCTGTGCTACATGGGGGGGAGTTCCTGCTGCTGCCAATAATCCTACCAATGCCGCCAGCGTAATGGATTTATTGGGTGAAGATTACAGAAGTACTCTAGGGTTACCTGTTGTTAATATACCTGGCTGCGCGCCACAAGGCGACAATATTACCGAGACCATAGCTTCGGTACTTTTATTTTTGAATGGTCATGGTCCCTTACCAGAATTTGATGAGTTAGGCAGGCCTCAATGGTTATTCAATGAAACTGTTCACAGAGGATGCACAAGAGCTGGTTATTACGAAGAAGGAACATTCGCCGATGAATTTGGAGGTAAAGAATGTCTTGTAGAAATAGGATGTTGGGGACCAGTTGTTCAATGTAATATAAATAAAAGAGGAGCTATAAATCACGTTGGTGGTTGTATGAATGTGGGAGCGCCATGCATAGGTTGTACCATGCCAGGTTTTCCCGATGCTTTTGCACCTTTCTATAAAATGCCACCAGGCACCTTAATTTCATCGTCAATTTCTAAGGCTACTGGTTCTGTCATTAGAAACCTGCGAGAAATGTCTATGGCATATTTAAATAGAACAGATCGTTGGAACAAAAATGGGCATGTTCCGTCTGGTTGGGGACATGTAGATGAGCAAAGTCCAATGAGAAAGGTTGTACATTACATGTATCAAAAACTTCAGTTTAGTGAGAGTCCTAAACCAGGATCAAACACCTAA
- a CDS encoding hydrogenase large subunit, producing the protein MCFKNLPIAFDEHGNAYLKEGVNDPYEHKVVDLGVEQDKLKSLMEKNGFIRSVDYDPVTRVAGALAFHSVVDLEKKKVLSTNSMATLFRGYEVILKGRDPRDAAYISSRACGVCGGVHATCSALAIEMALDIKPPPLGIVMRNILLAIEYLYDHPLHLFLLAGPDYSEELVRETNPELIDKAATTKAKNKDVHGYETILDIMKDLNPLKGKLYLEALSMTRVAREAYVLIGGKYPHPQSVVPGGLSVTIDITVLNEVYSRLVQFFDYSQKTTGIWDDVFDFFLESNPEYAKCGVRPATMMDTGVWDRPDAYDASFKNCDKWGEARWSTPGVLVDGEIVTTKLTQLNAGMEEFIEHSFYEKWEGHKYKTDPLGTPLSPNHPWNKETIPKPGKQSWRDRYSWDTSPTWDRMPMEAGAYSRMYITAKAKVAPDSKFLENTGHSMKIHVPRHQLLGKTLEWHIPEHWNAFERNRARAYCIPYSAMVAMDNWLLAMDLLKQGKTEISTKFEIPKTGTHIGFGAWGAGRGFLTHHLVVEKGVIQNYQIITPSTLNAAPRTPWGTPGPYEEAVLNTPVLEKFDKPEDYKGIDILRAIRSFDPCMPCTTHIMAKDSDHMVTREVTTCACGIE; encoded by the coding sequence ATGTGTTTTAAAAACTTACCAATAGCATTTGATGAGCATGGCAACGCTTATCTTAAAGAGGGCGTCAATGACCCATATGAGCATAAGGTTGTTGATCTTGGGGTAGAGCAGGATAAACTAAAGAGCTTAATGGAAAAAAATGGTTTTATAAGATCTGTAGATTATGATCCTGTTACTCGTGTTGCTGGGGCACTTGCCTTTCACAGTGTTGTTGATTTAGAAAAGAAAAAGGTTCTTTCTACGAATTCTATGGCAACTCTCTTTAGAGGTTACGAAGTTATTCTAAAAGGGCGAGATCCTAGAGATGCTGCTTATATAAGTAGTAGGGCATGTGGTGTATGTGGTGGAGTACATGCCACTTGTTCAGCCTTGGCGATTGAAATGGCATTAGATATAAAACCGCCTCCTCTAGGTATAGTAATGCGAAACATTCTTTTGGCAATAGAATATCTATACGATCATCCACTACACTTATTTTTATTGGCAGGCCCAGATTATTCCGAAGAATTAGTAAGGGAAACAAACCCAGAGCTAATTGATAAAGCGGCTACCACTAAAGCAAAAAATAAAGATGTTCATGGCTATGAAACCATCTTGGACATAATGAAGGATTTAAACCCACTAAAGGGCAAATTATATCTTGAAGCCTTAAGCATGACGCGTGTTGCACGAGAGGCTTATGTGCTTATTGGAGGTAAATATCCGCATCCCCAATCGGTTGTGCCAGGTGGTCTTTCGGTCACCATAGACATTACAGTATTGAACGAAGTTTATAGTAGGTTGGTGCAATTCTTTGATTATAGCCAAAAAACTACAGGTATTTGGGATGATGTATTTGATTTCTTTTTGGAAAGCAATCCAGAGTATGCTAAATGTGGAGTGCGTCCTGCAACAATGATGGATACAGGCGTTTGGGACAGACCCGATGCTTATGATGCATCTTTCAAAAACTGCGATAAATGGGGAGAAGCCCGTTGGTCCACACCTGGAGTTTTGGTGGATGGAGAGATAGTTACCACAAAGCTTACTCAGTTAAATGCAGGAATGGAAGAATTTATAGAACACTCTTTTTATGAAAAATGGGAGGGACACAAATATAAAACAGATCCCTTAGGAACTCCTTTAAGCCCTAATCATCCTTGGAACAAAGAAACCATTCCTAAACCAGGAAAACAAAGTTGGAGGGATCGCTATAGCTGGGACACTTCGCCAACTTGGGATAGAATGCCCATGGAAGCCGGAGCATATTCTAGAATGTACATAACCGCAAAAGCTAAGGTTGCTCCAGATAGTAAATTTTTGGAAAACACTGGGCATAGCATGAAAATTCATGTTCCACGGCACCAATTACTTGGAAAAACTTTAGAATGGCATATTCCAGAGCATTGGAACGCTTTTGAACGAAACCGTGCCCGTGCATATTGTATACCATATTCTGCTATGGTAGCAATGGATAATTGGTTACTTGCAATGGATCTTCTTAAGCAAGGTAAGACTGAAATCAGCACAAAATTTGAAATTCCAAAGACTGGTACGCATATCGGGTTTGGAGCTTGGGGAGCGGGAAGAGGATTTTTAACTCATCATCTTGTGGTAGAAAAAGGGGTTATTCAGAATTATCAAATCATAACGCCATCAACTTTAAATGCAGCGCCAAGAACGCCTTGGGGTACTCCAGGACCATATGAGGAAGCGGTATTAAATACCCCAGTATTGGAGAAATTTGATAAACCAGAAGATTATAAAGGCATAGACATTTTGAGAGCGATCCGTAGTTTTGATCCTTGTATGCCATGTACTACACATATTATGGCAAAAGATAGCGATCACATGGTTACACGTGAAGTAACTACTTGCGCCTGTGGAATCGAATAA
- a CDS encoding hydrogenase maturation protease, producing the protein MTEPTILIAGVGNELKQDDAFGIEFVKAFRNKVKIPDHIKLMEVGIGGIHLVQELHYGYDILIMVDAVDWGEKPGHLHFKEMESVADIDDMPVFEKRTFLADMHYTNPIRALMLAKALDVLPKKIYIFGCEAKEHEDFAIGMSDVVIDAISKGIEKLANWLSIKQHEV; encoded by the coding sequence ATGACAGAGCCAACCATCCTAATCGCTGGTGTAGGAAATGAACTTAAACAAGATGATGCATTTGGGATTGAGTTTGTTAAGGCTTTTAGAAATAAGGTAAAAATTCCAGATCATATTAAATTGATGGAAGTTGGGATTGGCGGAATACATTTAGTGCAAGAACTACATTATGGTTATGATATATTGATAATGGTAGACGCCGTAGATTGGGGGGAAAAGCCAGGACACTTGCATTTCAAGGAAATGGAATCTGTGGCTGATATTGATGATATGCCAGTCTTTGAAAAACGCACTTTTTTAGCAGATATGCATTATACAAACCCTATAAGGGCTTTAATGTTGGCAAAGGCATTAGATGTACTTCCAAAAAAAATATACATTTTTGGATGTGAGGCTAAGGAACATGAAGATTTTGCTATAGGAATGAGTGATGTCGTAATTGATGCAATCTCCAAAGGAATAGAAAAGTTAGCAAATTGGTTAAGTATAAAACAGCATGAAGTTTAA
- a CDS encoding CO dehydrogenase maturation factor — MRIAIAGKGGVGKTTISGTLCRVLGKSGQNVLAIDGDPNPNLSVVLGIDKSSKLAPNLSTDIIERVETEDGKWKFQVKMPFSEIIETYGQKAPNNVTLLMVGKPEKAGTGCMCGSHTVVRELINSALTSETNNIMVLDTEASLEHMKRGTSKYVDKIFTVVEPYYRSLEAASRFADMARELGIENVQAIANKVRNEEEKQAILDYCKQIGLPVAVIVPFDEQVMTADLKGMSVMDYDPNAKVVKALETFAASL, encoded by the coding sequence ATGAGGATAGCGATAGCAGGAAAAGGGGGCGTTGGTAAAACTACCATAAGTGGAACGTTGTGCAGGGTATTAGGAAAAAGCGGGCAAAATGTATTAGCGATAGACGGTGATCCAAATCCAAATCTTTCAGTTGTTTTAGGAATTGATAAATCTTCTAAACTAGCTCCAAACCTAAGCACCGATATAATTGAAAGAGTAGAGACGGAAGACGGAAAATGGAAATTTCAGGTGAAGATGCCATTTTCAGAAATTATAGAAACATATGGGCAAAAAGCACCTAACAATGTTACTTTACTCATGGTAGGGAAACCTGAAAAAGCAGGAACAGGTTGTATGTGCGGGTCTCATACTGTAGTAAGAGAGCTCATAAATTCTGCTTTAACTTCTGAAACCAACAACATTATGGTCTTGGACACTGAAGCTTCTTTGGAACATATGAAAAGAGGAACTTCAAAATATGTAGATAAAATTTTTACGGTTGTTGAGCCCTATTATCGTTCTCTAGAAGCTGCATCACGCTTTGCAGATATGGCAAGGGAACTGGGAATTGAAAATGTGCAGGCCATAGCCAATAAGGTAAGAAATGAGGAAGAAAAACAGGCGATATTAGATTATTGTAAACAGATAGGATTGCCTGTTGCTGTTATAGTTCCGTTTGACGAACAAGTAATGACCGCAGATTTAAAAGGAATGTCTGTAATGGATTATGACCCTAATGCTAAGGTCGTTAAAGCTTTAGAGACATTTGCTGCTTCTCTATAG
- a CDS encoding hydrogenase expression/formation protein HypC, translating to MCLAIPGKIIAFEDQIESVFKIGKVSFGGITKNVNLGLLPEAKIGDHVLVHVGVAMSIVDEEEAQRTLDFLKGTDDWDELKDSTDIS from the coding sequence ATGTGTCTTGCAATACCTGGAAAAATTATAGCTTTTGAAGATCAAATTGAAAGTGTCTTCAAAATCGGAAAAGTTTCGTTTGGAGGCATAACAAAAAATGTAAACTTAGGCCTATTGCCAGAAGCAAAAATAGGAGACCATGTACTTGTCCATGTAGGTGTCGCAATGAGTATTGTAGATGAGGAAGAAGCACAACGCACACTAGATTTTCTTAAAGGTACAGATGATTGGGACGAACTAAAAGATAGTACAGATATTTCATAA
- a CDS encoding transcriptional regulator, TetR family, translating into MHKTKDRIIEKAVELFNSNGLVNVRLQQIADLCEISVGNLAYHYYSKKAIIIAIDQKLEDEIMPILSVDPNFPSLIDFDNHLSNYYHLIKQYSFYFLDVLELERAYPKLHSKRINYIEKMIDQIENWLILNSKKEVIKDLIFENQFRHTALTIWILITFWLTQEKVRGSKDENEGVFKTVIWNQLLNLFTENGLMEYEVMILPQLKYYSD; encoded by the coding sequence ATGCATAAGACCAAGGACAGGATTATTGAAAAAGCAGTAGAACTCTTTAATTCTAATGGATTAGTAAATGTAAGGCTTCAGCAAATTGCGGATCTTTGTGAAATAAGTGTTGGTAATCTCGCCTACCATTATTATAGCAAAAAGGCCATAATCATAGCTATTGATCAAAAGCTTGAAGATGAGATTATGCCAATTCTATCAGTAGACCCAAATTTCCCTTCCTTAATAGACTTTGACAATCATCTTTCAAATTATTATCATTTAATAAAACAATATTCTTTTTACTTTTTAGATGTTCTGGAGTTAGAGCGTGCCTATCCTAAATTACATTCCAAAAGAATAAATTATATAGAAAAGATGATAGACCAAATTGAGAATTGGTTAATCTTAAATTCAAAAAAAGAGGTTATAAAAGATTTAATTTTTGAAAATCAATTCAGACATACCGCCCTTACTATTTGGATACTTATAACATTTTGGTTAACGCAAGAAAAGGTCAGAGGTAGTAAGGATGAAAACGAAGGCGTGTTTAAAACTGTTATCTGGAACCAATTATTGAATCTTTTTACTGAAAATGGTTTAATGGAATATGAAGTAATGATTTTGCCCCAGTTAAAGTATTACTCAGACTAG
- a CDS encoding hydrogenase expression/formation protein HypE, with protein sequence MQLQCPMPKLDFDVITLGHGSGGILTNKLLESGVFEILKNDFLDERHDGATFKLEGDIAFSTDSFIVSPIFFPGGNIGELAVNGTVNDLSMCGAIPKYLSLSFIIEEGLRMIDFWEILVSIKFACQKAGVNIVTGDTKVVEKGKGDKIFINTSGLGNVHPKALINKKNIKVGDKIILSGPIATHGMAIMSVREGLEFETEIISDTVNLNHTICNLLDSFGNDIHLLTDPTRGGVATVLKEIALSINKSIEIVQKDLPILEQVSSACELLGLDPLYVANEGLFIAFVDEQIADEVIEHLSLDLNGKQAAIIGSVTQTHPKQVIMESVIGGKRMVNMLPGQQLPRIC encoded by the coding sequence ATGCAACTTCAATGCCCAATGCCAAAACTTGATTTTGATGTTATTACTTTGGGTCATGGCAGCGGTGGCATACTCACAAATAAACTATTAGAAAGTGGGGTTTTTGAGATTTTAAAGAATGATTTTTTAGATGAACGTCATGATGGGGCCACGTTTAAACTTGAAGGTGATATAGCCTTTTCGACAGATAGTTTTATTGTATCTCCTATATTTTTCCCTGGGGGAAATATCGGGGAATTAGCAGTTAATGGCACCGTTAATGACCTTTCTATGTGCGGGGCCATACCCAAATATCTTTCCTTAAGTTTTATTATTGAAGAAGGGCTTAGAATGATAGATTTTTGGGAAATTCTGGTGTCTATTAAATTCGCCTGTCAAAAGGCTGGAGTGAATATTGTGACAGGAGACACCAAGGTTGTTGAAAAAGGAAAAGGAGATAAAATCTTTATAAATACTTCAGGATTAGGTAATGTCCACCCTAAAGCTCTAATCAATAAAAAAAACATTAAGGTGGGTGATAAAATAATTCTCAGCGGCCCTATCGCCACACACGGAATGGCGATTATGTCGGTTAGAGAAGGTTTAGAATTCGAAACTGAAATTATAAGTGATACAGTCAATCTCAATCATACTATCTGCAATCTTTTAGATAGCTTTGGGAATGACATCCATCTTTTGACCGATCCAACACGTGGCGGTGTTGCAACTGTTTTAAAAGAAATTGCTCTTTCCATTAACAAAAGCATTGAGATTGTACAAAAGGATTTGCCAATATTAGAACAGGTTTCAAGCGCTTGTGAACTTTTAGGCCTTGACCCATTATATGTTGCAAATGAGGGTTTATTTATTGCCTTCGTCGATGAACAAATCGCAGATGAGGTAATTGAACACTTAAGTCTAGATCTTAATGGAAAGCAAGCAGCAATCATTGGTAGCGTAACTCAAACTCATCCCAAGCAAGTTATAATGGAGAGCGTAATTGGAGGTAAACGTATGGTAAACATGCTACCAGGACAGCAACTTCCTAGGATTTGCTGA
- a CDS encoding Hydrogenase maturation protein HypD: MKYMSEYRDPVLAKQYLHELKNTVTRSWSIMEVCGGQTHSLVKNGILEMLPEEITMIHGPGCPVCVTPLHLIDKAIHLVLKENVILCSFGDMLRVPGSEMSLLEAKAEGGDVRILYSPLEAVKIAEENPDKEVVFFAVGFETTAPANALSVLAAHNKNLNNYSILASHVLVPPAMKAVIDDEESKIDGFLAAGHVCTIMGNSEYYPISELYNIPIVVTGFEPLDILQGILMVVRQLERNVAKVENQYARIVKEEGNTEAQNIISEVFEIINQTWRGIGEIPESGFGVREKYAHYDATIKYKVNIPEVKENPECISGQIMKGIKKPYECVNFGKKCKPTNPLGAPMVSSEGACAAYYHYSGLVEA, translated from the coding sequence ATGAAATACATGTCCGAATACAGAGATCCAGTTCTTGCAAAACAATATTTGCATGAATTAAAAAATACGGTTACCCGCTCTTGGTCCATTATGGAAGTATGTGGCGGCCAAACCCATAGTTTGGTCAAGAATGGGATACTCGAGATGCTTCCTGAGGAAATTACTATGATTCACGGGCCGGGTTGTCCCGTTTGTGTTACTCCTTTACATTTAATAGATAAAGCTATTCATCTAGTTTTAAAAGAGAACGTAATTCTTTGTTCTTTTGGCGATATGTTACGAGTGCCAGGTTCAGAAATGAGCCTGTTAGAGGCTAAGGCCGAAGGTGGTGATGTTAGGATATTATACTCTCCCCTAGAAGCCGTTAAAATTGCAGAAGAAAATCCAGATAAAGAGGTAGTGTTCTTTGCCGTTGGTTTTGAGACTACGGCACCGGCCAATGCACTTTCGGTGCTCGCTGCACATAATAAAAATCTAAATAATTATTCTATTCTAGCGTCGCACGTATTGGTCCCTCCTGCAATGAAAGCTGTTATCGATGATGAGGAAAGCAAAATTGACGGATTTTTAGCAGCAGGCCATGTATGCACTATTATGGGGAACTCAGAATATTATCCCATTTCAGAATTATATAATATTCCTATTGTGGTAACCGGCTTTGAACCCTTAGATATCTTACAAGGTATTTTAATGGTCGTAAGACAACTAGAAAGAAATGTTGCAAAGGTTGAAAATCAATATGCCCGGATTGTAAAAGAAGAAGGAAATACAGAAGCCCAGAATATTATTTCAGAAGTTTTTGAAATTATAAACCAAACATGGCGTGGAATAGGCGAAATTCCGGAGAGCGGATTCGGGGTTCGAGAGAAATATGCTCATTATGATGCTACTATAAAATACAAGGTCAATATTCCAGAAGTTAAGGAAAACCCGGAATGTATCTCTGGACAAATAATGAAGGGTATAAAAAAACCTTATGAATGTGTAAATTTCGGCAAAAAATGTAAACCCACTAATCCTTTAGGAGCACCTATGGTTAGTAGCGAAGGCGCATGTGCCGCATACTACCATTATTCAGGTCTCGTTGAGGCCTAA
- a CDS encoding Hydrogenase maturation protein, carbamoyltransferase HypF: MITAFIKKDDFSRKNREYIFTLNMCNTSHLAYLNRILKSFKITFAGRVQGVGFRPFIYNLALNYNFKGEIVNNQLGVIIYLNGSKKIAEKFIGEVLSSPPKLAIITSYDIEEIPNKIFTDFKIKISETSSNTNIPLTPDFALCAGCKIDVDNPNNRRHNYAFTTCVNCGPRYSITKNFPFERHNTSLAEFMMCKECRAEYEDQKNRRFHSQTNSCEKCGIELRLITSNGKEIIASQSQILDETAIAIKAGKIVAIKNTNGYLLCADAKNSSVIQTLRNRKKRAKKPLALMYPNFENIQNDFKISEEEEIALKSEVAAIVLIDSSKYKGKIAVDDVAPGLQQLGVMLPASALMHLLLKKIGRPIVATSGNINGSPIIANNEEAIRLLKDVADLFLQHDLTIEFPQDDSVVKFSNHQQIIMRRSRGLAPNIFEDKIIKNKVSVLAMGAQLKSTLTYLPNKNIYVSEYFGNLDNYDVVNRFRSTLNKYKTIFGNTIQKILVDKHPNYQSTIIGKELQDESGASLIEIQHHKAHFCSVMAEHNLFDQNQKVLGVIWDGTGFGDDGNIWGGEFFVYYDGIITRKNNFENFNWIAADKMAREPRLSLLCLLNRSTQINIKDKFSDVEWKVYEKLLENNTLKTSSVGRLFDAVACILGLSDICDYEGEAAMLLENLASKYNSSDYLDFLYNTKYSQVPTAQITQQVITCLKEGLAKERIAMSFIYTLAKIIINQAKKLNTKIIACSGGVFQNTLLVKCLQELTLNTDYKIKINRKLSCNDENISLGQLYYYLKISENKEGI, encoded by the coding sequence ATGATAACCGCTTTTATAAAAAAAGATGATTTTTCAAGAAAAAACAGAGAATATATCTTTACATTAAATATGTGCAACACATCACATTTAGCCTATCTCAACCGAATTTTGAAATCATTTAAAATCACATTTGCAGGTCGTGTCCAAGGTGTAGGGTTTAGACCGTTTATCTATAATCTTGCATTAAATTATAATTTTAAAGGAGAGATTGTTAATAATCAATTGGGCGTTATTATTTATCTAAATGGGTCTAAGAAAATTGCAGAAAAATTCATAGGTGAAGTGCTTTCCAGTCCGCCGAAATTGGCAATCATCACATCCTACGATATCGAAGAAATTCCAAACAAGATTTTTACTGATTTCAAAATTAAGATTTCAGAAACTAGCTCAAATACAAACATCCCGCTGACACCTGATTTTGCATTATGCGCTGGTTGTAAAATAGATGTGGATAACCCAAATAATAGAAGGCATAATTATGCTTTTACTACTTGTGTAAATTGTGGACCGCGTTACTCTATTACTAAAAATTTTCCATTTGAACGTCATAACACATCCCTAGCAGAATTTATGATGTGCAAAGAATGTAGGGCTGAATACGAAGACCAAAAAAACAGAAGATTTCATTCGCAGACTAATAGTTGTGAAAAATGTGGAATAGAATTACGCCTCATAACTTCCAATGGCAAAGAAATAATCGCCTCACAATCCCAAATTTTGGATGAAACCGCCATAGCTATCAAGGCTGGAAAAATTGTTGCGATCAAAAACACGAATGGATATTTACTGTGTGCTGATGCCAAAAATTCTTCAGTAATACAAACTTTGAGAAATCGTAAAAAGCGAGCAAAAAAACCTCTCGCACTTATGTATCCAAATTTTGAAAATATTCAAAATGATTTCAAAATAAGTGAAGAGGAAGAAATTGCCTTAAAATCGGAAGTTGCCGCAATAGTATTAATTGACTCATCAAAATACAAAGGAAAAATTGCGGTAGATGATGTTGCGCCAGGATTACAGCAATTGGGAGTCATGTTGCCTGCTTCTGCTCTCATGCATTTGTTGCTAAAAAAAATAGGGCGTCCAATTGTGGCCACGAGCGGGAATATAAATGGGTCTCCCATTATAGCTAATAATGAAGAAGCAATTAGATTGCTCAAAGACGTCGCAGATTTGTTCTTGCAACATGATTTAACTATAGAATTCCCTCAAGATGATTCTGTCGTCAAATTTTCAAACCATCAACAAATAATTATGAGACGTTCTAGAGGTTTGGCCCCAAATATCTTTGAAGATAAAATTATTAAAAATAAAGTTTCTGTTTTGGCCATGGGCGCGCAACTTAAAAGCACCTTAACATACTTACCAAACAAAAATATTTACGTCTCAGAATATTTTGGAAATTTAGATAATTACGATGTGGTGAACCGGTTTAGGAGTACTCTGAACAAGTATAAAACGATTTTTGGAAATACAATTCAAAAAATTTTGGTGGACAAACATCCTAATTACCAAAGCACAATAATTGGTAAGGAATTACAAGATGAAAGTGGCGCCTCACTTATAGAAATACAACATCATAAAGCGCATTTCTGCAGTGTAATGGCAGAACATAATCTATTTGATCAAAACCAGAAAGTCCTCGGTGTCATTTGGGACGGAACTGGCTTTGGGGATGATGGTAATATTTGGGGAGGCGAATTTTTTGTCTATTATGATGGAATAATTACCCGTAAAAACAATTTTGAAAATTTTAATTGGATCGCAGCCGATAAAATGGCGAGAGAGCCTCGTCTATCATTATTGTGCCTTTTAAATAGATCTACGCAAATTAATATCAAGGATAAATTTTCTGATGTAGAATGGAAGGTTTACGAAAAACTTTTAGAAAACAATACATTAAAAACATCTTCTGTTGGAAGGCTCTTTGATGCCGTTGCTTGTATTCTTGGACTTAGTGATATTTGCGATTATGAAGGTGAGGCTGCAATGTTATTAGAGAATCTGGCTTCCAAGTACAATAGCTCAGATTATTTAGATTTTTTGTATAATACAAAATATTCCCAAGTTCCGACAGCGCAAATTACACAGCAAGTAATAACCTGTTTAAAAGAAGGTTTGGCTAAAGAGAGAATTGCCATGAGTTTCATTTATACCTTGGCGAAAATCATAATTAATCAAGCTAAAAAGCTCAACACTAAAATTATTGCCTGTAGTGGAGGTGTTTTTCAAAATACTTTATTAGTAAAATGCTTGCAAGAGCTGACTTTGAATACCGATTATAAGATAAAAATAAATCGTAAATTGTCTTGTAACGATGAAAACATTTCTTTAGGACAATTGTACTATTACTTAAAGATTTCCGAAAATAAAGAAGGCATATGA